Proteins from one Parasteatoda tepidariorum isolate YZ-2023 chromosome 4, CAS_Ptep_4.0, whole genome shotgun sequence genomic window:
- the LOC107438847 gene encoding vesicle transport protein SFT2B → MDKLKKALSGDDVDEESGIMHQVMDASTFSWSTRIKGFIICFILGFVFSIVGSACATIPGKGLVLFGIFYSLGNITALSSTMFLMGPCNQLQKMFAPTRILATISVLGFLALTLCAAFWWHKNGLVILFCIFQFFAMTWYSISYIPYARNAVLKCFESCLS, encoded by the exons ATGgataaattaaagaaagcaCTAAGTGGTGATGATGTGGATGAAGAATCTGGAATTATGCATCAG GTTATGGATGCATCTACATTTAGTTGGAGTACTAGAATTAAAGGCTTTatcatttgctttattttaggATTTGTGTTTTCTATTGTG GGTTCAGCCTGTGCAACAATACCAGGAAAAGGACTTGTACTGTTTgggatattttattctttgggAAATATAACAGCATTATCTAG CACTATGTTCTTGATGGGACCTTGTAATCAGttacaaaaaatgtttgcacCAACAAGAATTTTAGCAACAATATCAGTTTTG ggatTTCTAGCTCTAACACTATGTGCAGCCTTTTGG tgGCATAAAAATGGACTCGTTatactattttgtattttccaattttttgcaATGACTTGGTATTCAATTTCATACATACCTTATGCACG gaaTGCCGTGCTCAAGTGCTTTGAATCGTGTTTGTCATAA
- the LOC107438848 gene encoding protein aveugle, whose amino-acid sequence MEESTFRKVRKERPEKSAAMTNKNSVSSGKDNDAATNTNARPKLVFFWTNAEVLKWLRRHCEEYHTLYASLFLENDITGRSLLKLNDSTLERMGIKEKEHREVICTEILKLKLKSDILELKDLQKKKE is encoded by the exons ATGGAAGAAAGCACCTTTAGAAAGGTGCGTAAAGAAAGACCTGAAAAATCTGCTGCCATGACCAACAAAAACAGt GTTTCATCTGGGAAAGATAACGATGCTGCCACAAACACCAATGCACGTCCAAAGCTTGTATTTTTTTGGACAAATGCAGAAGTTTTGAAATGGTTACGCAGACACTGTGAAGAATACCATACTCTGTATGCCAGCTTATTTCTGGAAAATGACATTACAG ggaGATCATTGCTAAAATTGAATGATTCGACACTCGAGAGAATGggaatcaaagaaaaagaacataG AGAAGTTATTTGCACTGAAatcttaaagttaaaacttaaaagtgatATCTTGGAGCTCAAAgatcttcaaaagaaaaagg